In the Candidatus Binatia bacterium genome, one interval contains:
- a CDS encoding DUF6178 family protein, which produces MADLGFADYYEALEVYRYLDPRRVVLPADAAPAHFGEPATPCAGRAES; this is translated from the coding sequence ATGGCCGACCTTGGCTTTGCCGATTACTACGAGGCGCTCGAGGTGTACCGCTATCTCGATCCGCGCCGTGTCGTCCTGCCCGCAGACGCCGCCCCGGCGCACTTCGGCGAGCCTGCGACTCCGTGCGCGGGCCGGGCAGAATCGTAG
- a CDS encoding 3'(2'),5'-bisphosphate nucleotidase CysQ → MTQPPSRELTVAIEAASAGGAIVRRWYEGAYTVSEKSHDSPVTEADVEADRCIRSMVAAAFPEDGWLSEETRDTEERLSRRRVWVVDPLDGTKEFIKRIPEFCVCVALVDAGAPILGVIYNPVREELFAAERGRGTTLNGKPVRVSDTADLSAARMLASRSESARGEWDAFRDDFRVELTGSVAYKLALIAAGHGDGTFSLTPKNEWDICAGAALIVEAGGHITDRHAQPLIFNRRDPLLPGIIATNARLFEPVVALLRRRGELPGTGK, encoded by the coding sequence ATGACGCAACCGCCATCGCGTGAGTTGACCGTCGCTATCGAAGCGGCTTCTGCCGGCGGCGCGATCGTTCGCCGCTGGTACGAAGGGGCGTACACGGTCAGCGAGAAGAGTCACGACAGTCCGGTCACCGAGGCTGACGTCGAAGCGGATCGGTGTATCCGCAGCATGGTGGCGGCGGCGTTCCCGGAGGACGGCTGGCTTTCCGAGGAGACCCGGGACACCGAGGAGCGGCTGTCCCGCCGGCGGGTGTGGGTGGTCGACCCACTCGACGGCACCAAGGAATTTATCAAGCGTATACCGGAGTTCTGCGTGTGCGTCGCACTGGTCGACGCGGGCGCTCCGATCCTCGGCGTGATCTACAATCCCGTGCGCGAGGAGTTGTTCGCCGCCGAAAGGGGGCGCGGCACGACCCTCAACGGGAAGCCGGTGCGGGTGAGCGACACCGCCGACCTGAGCGCGGCCCGCATGCTTGCCAGCCGCTCGGAATCGGCGCGCGGCGAATGGGACGCGTTCCGGGACGATTTCCGCGTGGAGCTGACGGGCAGTGTCGCTTACAAACTGGCGCTCATAGCGGCCGGGCACGGTGACGGCACGTTCAGCCTCACTCCGAAAAACGAATGGGACATCTGCGCCGGCGCCGCATTGATCGTGGAGGCGGGCGGACACATCACCGACCGGCACGCGCAGCCACTGATTTTCAACCGCCGCGACCCGCTCCTGCCGGGAATCATCGCCACCAACGCCCGCCTGTTCGAACCCGTCGTCGCCCTGCTACGCCGTCGCGGCGAGCTGCCCGGAACCGGCAAGTAG
- a CDS encoding MFS transporter — MSLNRKLFWIAVLYFAEGLPFGIVVDTLPVYFRVHGVSLTAIGLMSLLGAPWTLKVVWAPLVDRFGPYRRWILSCLALMALSLTALPLAPAVDPGPLVWALLFAFTLASATQDIAIDAYTINLLAPGEEGVANGVRLAAYRVALIVGGGGLVMLAGGLGWTAVFHAAAGLLIVAALAVARSPLLPRPPAATGGSWFRPLRDWILRPGAPAVFLFVLTYKLGDASMGPMVKPFWVDRGLSLEEIGLVSTTLGIAASIVGALAGGLLTSRWGIFTALWSLGLLQALSNLGYAGVAALDGGRPAIYAASLFESFTGGLGNAAFLAFLMHICDKERAATEYAMLSAVFGLTRSLAGAVSGLGVTVLGYGSYFAITFFLAFPAFALLPWIRGWAANDRELHS; from the coding sequence ATGTCATTGAACCGGAAGCTCTTCTGGATCGCCGTGCTGTATTTCGCCGAAGGCCTGCCCTTCGGCATCGTCGTCGACACCCTGCCGGTGTACTTCCGCGTCCACGGCGTTTCGCTCACCGCCATCGGCTTGATGAGCCTGCTCGGCGCCCCCTGGACGCTGAAAGTGGTCTGGGCGCCGCTGGTCGACCGCTTCGGACCGTATCGGCGTTGGATACTGAGCTGTCTCGCACTGATGGCGCTGAGCCTCACCGCACTGCCGCTGGCGCCGGCGGTCGATCCGGGCCCGCTGGTATGGGCGCTACTCTTCGCTTTCACCCTGGCATCGGCGACCCAGGATATCGCCATCGACGCTTACACGATCAACCTCCTTGCGCCCGGGGAAGAGGGCGTCGCCAACGGTGTGCGCCTCGCCGCTTATCGGGTCGCGCTCATCGTTGGCGGGGGTGGGCTGGTGATGCTTGCCGGTGGCCTCGGCTGGACGGCGGTCTTCCACGCCGCCGCCGGACTGCTGATCGTCGCCGCGCTGGCGGTGGCGCGCAGTCCCTTGCTGCCGCGCCCGCCGGCGGCCACCGGCGGGAGTTGGTTCCGACCGCTGCGCGATTGGATCCTGCGCCCCGGCGCCCCGGCCGTGTTCCTGTTCGTGCTTACTTACAAGCTCGGAGACGCCAGCATGGGACCGATGGTCAAGCCCTTCTGGGTGGATCGCGGCCTGAGCCTGGAAGAGATCGGTCTGGTGTCGACAACCCTGGGCATCGCCGCGAGCATCGTCGGCGCACTGGCGGGTGGGCTGCTGACCAGTCGCTGGGGCATCTTCACCGCCCTGTGGAGCCTCGGCCTGCTCCAGGCCCTCTCGAACCTCGGCTATGCCGGCGTCGCCGCGCTCGACGGCGGCCGGCCGGCGATCTACGCCGCTTCGCTGTTCGAGAGCTTCACCGGCGGCCTTGGCAACGCCGCCTTTCTCGCCTTCTTGATGCACATCTGCGACAAGGAACGCGCCGCCACGGAGTACGCCATGCTATCGGCCGTGTTCGGCCTGACGCGCTCCCTGGCCGGAGCCGTCAGCGGGCTTGGCGTTACCGTCCTCGGATACGGCAGCTACTTCGCGATAACCTTTTTTCTGGCGTTTCCGGCGTTCGCCCTGCTGCCATGGATCCGCGGCTGGGCTGCGAACGATCGGGAGCTGCATTCGTAG
- the speY gene encoding deoxyhypusine synthase has protein sequence MAGRSSRLDRHPRIEPRPITAATTVTELVDGSLLAYNGARLRELCQLFARKVLADDVTVGVSLTGALTPAGLGIATLIPLMERGFIDWVTSTGANLYHDAHYGIGLELHHGTPFANDVELREQGIVRIYDIFFDYKVLLETDAFFRTVIAAPEFQRPMGTAEFHYRVGAYVGERERVLGKERRSILATAHEFGIPIYTSSPGDSSIGMNVAAMALLGNRLQFDVSRDVNETAAIVLGAKQAGGKSAVLIVGGGSPKNFVLQTEPQIQEVLGLAESGHDYYLQMTDARVDTGGLSGATPGEAVSWGKVDPEALPDTVVCYCDATVALPVLTAYALANHPGRPQRRLYERRESLLASLQSQYRARTENA, from the coding sequence TTGGCCGGCCGTTCGTCTCGTCTCGACCGACACCCCCGCATCGAACCGCGCCCGATCACGGCCGCGACTACCGTTACCGAGCTCGTTGACGGCAGTCTGCTCGCCTACAACGGTGCCCGGCTGCGCGAGCTCTGTCAGCTCTTCGCGCGCAAGGTTCTCGCCGACGACGTGACGGTCGGGGTGAGCCTGACCGGAGCACTGACACCGGCCGGTCTGGGCATTGCGACGCTGATCCCCTTGATGGAGCGTGGGTTCATCGACTGGGTGACCAGCACGGGCGCCAATCTCTATCACGACGCGCACTACGGCATCGGGCTCGAACTCCATCACGGCACGCCGTTCGCCAACGACGTCGAGCTGCGCGAACAGGGGATCGTTCGCATCTACGACATCTTCTTCGACTACAAGGTCCTGTTGGAGACCGACGCCTTTTTCCGCACCGTCATCGCGGCGCCGGAGTTCCAGCGGCCCATGGGGACGGCCGAATTCCATTACCGCGTCGGCGCGTACGTGGGAGAACGCGAACGGGTGCTGGGCAAGGAGCGGCGATCGATCCTCGCCACGGCACACGAATTCGGCATCCCGATCTACACGTCGTCCCCGGGCGACAGTTCCATCGGCATGAACGTGGCGGCAATGGCGTTGCTCGGCAACCGGCTGCAGTTCGACGTGTCGCGTGACGTCAACGAGACCGCCGCCATCGTGCTGGGGGCCAAGCAAGCCGGGGGGAAGAGCGCCGTGCTGATCGTCGGCGGGGGCTCGCCCAAGAACTTCGTGCTGCAGACCGAACCCCAGATCCAGGAGGTTCTCGGACTCGCGGAGAGTGGCCACGACTACTATCTGCAGATGACCGACGCGCGGGTCGACACCGGCGGATTGTCCGGCGCAACACCGGGCGAAGCGGTGAGCTGGGGCAAGGTCGACCCGGAAGCACTACCCGACACCGTCGTCTGCTACTGTGACGCCACGGTTGCGCTGCCGGTGCTCACCGCTTACGCGCTGGCAAACCACCCCGGCCGCCCCCAGCGCCGGCTGTACGAGCGGCGTGAGTCATTGTTGGCGAGTCTGCAGAGCCAGTACCGCGCCCGAACGGAGAATGCATGA
- a CDS encoding phage integrase N-terminal SAM-like domain-containing protein — protein MGPAEITAFLTALAVQQSVSASTQNQALSALLFLYREVLGCDPGWLDGIVRARRPRRLPVVLTRAEVGELLGGLAGVHWLMAMLMYGAGLRLRVKDLDFERGEIVVREGKGTRTA, from the coding sequence ATGGGTCCGGCGGAGATCACGGCGTTCCTGACTGCGCTGGCGGTGCAGCAGAGCGTGAGCGCGTCGACGCAGAATCAGGCGTTGTCGGCGTTGCTCTTCCTGTACCGGGAGGTGTTGGGCTGCGATCCGGGCTGGCTCGATGGGATCGTGCGCGCCAGGCGGCCGCGGCGGCTGCCGGTAGTGCTAACCCGAGCGGAGGTCGGTGAGCTTCTGGGCGGCCTCGCCGGCGTGCACTGGCTCATGGCGATGCTCATGTACGGTGCCGGTTTGCGCTTGCGGGTGAAGGACCTCGATTTCGAGCGTGGCGAGATCGTTGTGCGTGAGGGGAAGGGGACAAGGACCGCGTGA
- the hpnR gene encoding hopanoid C-3 methylase HpnR, with translation MRVLLVHPSPLLFTEIYLRLEPLGLERVATAIERAGHEVRLLDLQVFRQDHYRHILKTWRPEVIGFSLNYLANVPEVIDLSKAARLELPDCRIMVGGHSASFIATELLVHGVGAIDCVVRGEGEGPAAKVVEALGNGRGLEAVPGVVTAAGEGPPPRLIDDLDDYPPARHLTRGRNKYFIGVLDPCASVEFTRGCPWDCVFCSAWTFYGRSYRPHTPAAAAEDLAGIDEPNVFIVDDVAFIHPEHGHAIADEVERRGIRKEYYLETRADVLLRNRQVFERWRRLGLHYMFLGIEAIDEEGLKLHRKRVRLGQNEEALEAARKLDVTVAVNIIADPSWDERRFAAVREWATSVPEVVHMTINTPYPGTETWMTENRNFASRDYRLFDVQHAVVPTKLPLRKFYEEFVMTQGVLARKHLGARAAWGAMSILARLLAQGQTNFARMLWKFGKVYSVDRLCDDHQRAIRYRIGLPTTASGPITKAERMELYVHPPTMPARPPATEAAADR, from the coding sequence ATGCGGGTCTTGCTCGTTCATCCGAGCCCTTTGCTGTTTACAGAGATCTACCTGCGGCTCGAGCCGCTCGGCCTCGAGCGGGTTGCTACCGCGATCGAACGGGCGGGGCACGAAGTCCGGTTGCTCGACTTGCAGGTGTTCCGCCAGGACCACTACCGCCACATTCTGAAGACCTGGCGTCCGGAGGTGATCGGGTTTTCGCTGAACTACCTCGCTAACGTGCCGGAGGTGATCGATCTGTCCAAAGCCGCCCGGCTGGAACTGCCTGACTGCCGTATCATGGTGGGGGGGCACAGCGCGTCGTTCATCGCGACGGAGCTGCTGGTGCACGGAGTCGGTGCCATCGACTGTGTCGTTCGCGGCGAAGGCGAGGGTCCGGCTGCGAAAGTGGTCGAAGCGCTCGGCAACGGTCGCGGTCTTGAAGCCGTTCCCGGCGTGGTAACGGCGGCCGGCGAGGGGCCACCGCCTCGCCTGATTGACGATCTGGACGACTACCCACCGGCGCGCCACCTGACGCGGGGGCGCAACAAGTACTTCATCGGCGTGCTCGATCCGTGCGCGTCGGTCGAATTCACCCGCGGCTGTCCGTGGGATTGCGTGTTTTGCAGTGCGTGGACCTTCTATGGCCGCAGCTACCGTCCGCACACGCCGGCGGCGGCCGCGGAAGACCTCGCCGGTATCGACGAGCCCAACGTCTTCATCGTGGACGACGTGGCGTTCATCCATCCGGAGCACGGCCACGCCATCGCCGACGAAGTGGAGCGCCGCGGAATCCGCAAGGAGTACTATCTCGAGACCCGGGCCGACGTCCTGCTGCGCAATCGTCAGGTGTTCGAGCGCTGGCGCCGCCTCGGCCTGCACTACATGTTCCTCGGCATCGAGGCGATCGACGAGGAAGGGCTGAAGCTTCACCGCAAGCGCGTCAGACTCGGGCAGAACGAGGAAGCTCTGGAGGCGGCAAGGAAGCTCGACGTGACGGTGGCCGTCAACATTATTGCCGATCCGAGCTGGGACGAACGGCGCTTTGCGGCCGTACGCGAGTGGGCGACCTCCGTACCGGAAGTCGTGCACATGACGATCAACACGCCTTACCCGGGCACGGAGACCTGGATGACGGAGAACCGCAACTTTGCGTCTCGCGACTATCGTCTATTCGATGTTCAACACGCCGTCGTGCCGACGAAGCTGCCTCTGCGCAAGTTTTACGAGGAGTTCGTCATGACGCAGGGGGTGCTGGCGCGCAAGCACCTGGGCGCTCGCGCGGCGTGGGGTGCGATGAGCATCCTGGCGCGGTTGCTGGCGCAGGGACAGACGAACTTCGCGCGCATGCTCTGGAAGTTCGGCAAGGTGTATAGCGTCGACCGTCTGTGTGACGACCACCAGCGTGCGATCCGCTACCGGATCGGCCTGCCGACAACGGCGTCTGGCCCGATCACAAAAGCCGAGCGCATGGAGCTCTACGTCCATCCGCCAACGATGCCCGCCCGCCCGCCGGCGACGGAAGCCGCCGCGGACCGCTAG
- a CDS encoding MFS transporter: MKADAEASTPRGSTGTQPRGGSWLPAWDKEDPAFWRRTGSGVAWRTLWLTTASLTFSFATWFVVSALVVRLPGIGFKFTETELFWLAAMPGLAGGTLRLVHMFLIPIYGTRAVISVANLLKVIPCIGLGLAVMDPGTPWWMFMLLAFLAGMGGGDFSSFMPSTSLFFPKRLQGTALGIQAGVGNFGVSLTQFVTPWIVGFAAFGAVAGGPQTYVQAGKQADVWLQNAVFWYVPFLLVLGAVCWTQLRSVPFTASIAEQLDIFKNKHTWFCTVTYVMTFGSFSGFSAAFPMMIKSLYGGFEGAPDPLQFAFLGPLIGSAARPVFGWLADKTGGGILTQVSGLGLIACALGLIFTGALAPTSLDSFPLFVVLMLGIFLFTGIGNGSTFRQYPVIFAANPRQGAGVIGFTAAIAAYGPLLFNVLIAWSVSASQVGGGTKSAAGFFVGAIVFFAVATSINWYYYVRGGCERPS; the protein is encoded by the coding sequence ATGAAAGCTGACGCGGAGGCATCCACGCCCCGGGGTTCGACGGGGACGCAGCCCCGCGGGGGGTCGTGGCTGCCGGCCTGGGACAAGGAAGACCCGGCGTTCTGGCGTCGGACCGGTTCGGGCGTGGCCTGGCGTACGCTGTGGCTCACCACGGCGTCGCTGACATTTTCCTTCGCGACGTGGTTCGTGGTCAGCGCCCTGGTCGTTCGCCTGCCGGGGATTGGCTTTAAGTTCACCGAAACCGAGCTGTTCTGGTTGGCGGCGATGCCCGGTCTGGCGGGCGGCACGCTGCGGTTGGTGCACATGTTCTTGATCCCGATCTACGGGACGCGGGCAGTGATCAGCGTGGCCAACCTGCTCAAGGTGATTCCGTGCATCGGCCTTGGCCTGGCGGTCATGGATCCGGGTACGCCCTGGTGGATGTTCATGCTGCTGGCATTCCTCGCCGGTATGGGCGGCGGCGACTTCTCCTCGTTCATGCCCAGCACGAGCCTGTTCTTCCCGAAGCGCCTGCAGGGCACCGCGCTGGGTATCCAGGCCGGCGTCGGTAACTTCGGTGTCAGCCTGACTCAGTTCGTGACCCCATGGATCGTCGGCTTTGCCGCCTTCGGGGCGGTTGCGGGAGGTCCACAGACTTACGTGCAGGCCGGGAAGCAAGCGGACGTGTGGCTCCAGAACGCTGTCTTCTGGTACGTCCCGTTCTTGCTCGTGCTCGGTGCGGTGTGCTGGACCCAGCTACGCAGTGTCCCGTTCACGGCCTCGATCGCCGAACAGCTCGACATCTTCAAGAACAAGCACACCTGGTTCTGCACCGTCACCTACGTCATGACCTTCGGCTCGTTCTCCGGGTTCTCCGCGGCGTTTCCGATGATGATCAAGAGTCTTTACGGGGGCTTCGAGGGTGCCCCCGACCCGCTCCAGTTCGCGTTCCTGGGCCCGCTGATCGGTTCCGCCGCGCGTCCGGTCTTCGGCTGGTTGGCAGACAAGACCGGCGGCGGCATTCTCACTCAGGTGTCGGGTTTGGGCCTTATTGCGTGCGCTCTGGGCTTGATCTTCACCGGCGCGCTGGCGCCGACTTCTCTCGACAGTTTTCCGCTGTTCGTCGTCTTGATGCTCGGCATCTTCCTATTCACCGGTATCGGCAACGGTTCGACCTTCAGGCAGTACCCGGTGATCTTCGCCGCAAATCCCCGTCAGGGCGCGGGAGTCATCGGCTTCACGGCGGCGATTGCGGCCTACGGGCCGTTGCTATTCAACGTCTTGATTGCCTGGTCCGTGAGCGCTTCGCAGGTCGGCGGCGGGACCAAGTCCGCGGCCGGCTTCTTCGTCGGTGCGATCGTGTTCTTCGCCGTCGCGACCTCGATCAACTGGTATTACTACGTGCGTGGCGGTTGCGAGCGCCCGTCGTAG
- a CDS encoding META domain-containing protein, translating to MLVATTVGVAGDAKAAAPPLAGTQWRLVEFRSMDDGQGTTRPSAGTVYTMWLHGDGTVAMQLNCNRATGTWSARPGSEATSGQFEFGPLAATRALCPPPSMDESIVAQSRYIRSYLLKDGRLYLSLMADGGIYVWARESSASSATDVAAAPENGGPRNWEVVRTLNLREQPGTSARILATYRPGTVLDNLGCRRAKGRIWCDVQQLGGGPRGYVAAENLRPAISPDGSAAMGADDSALRAGQGQFDATGPLPCAFAPGQPMGQCELGVARAGGGYATVVIKKPDGRTRAIFFRMGRPIGADVSESEGRLEFEATKDGDLHRIRVGNERYEIPDAVVFGG from the coding sequence GTGTTGGTCGCGACGACCGTTGGTGTGGCGGGAGACGCCAAAGCAGCCGCTCCGCCGCTGGCCGGCACGCAGTGGCGGCTCGTCGAGTTCCGGTCGATGGACGATGGCCAGGGAACCACCCGCCCGAGCGCAGGGACGGTCTACACCATGTGGCTGCATGGTGACGGCACCGTCGCCATGCAGCTCAACTGCAACCGCGCCACCGGCACCTGGTCCGCGCGGCCGGGCAGCGAGGCCACGAGCGGCCAGTTCGAGTTCGGTCCGCTCGCGGCAACGCGCGCGCTGTGCCCGCCCCCGAGCATGGACGAGAGCATCGTCGCTCAGTCCCGCTATATCCGCTCCTACCTGCTCAAGGACGGCCGGTTGTATCTGAGCCTGATGGCGGACGGCGGCATCTACGTGTGGGCGCGCGAGTCGAGCGCCTCCTCCGCAACCGACGTCGCTGCGGCCCCTGAGAACGGCGGGCCACGTAACTGGGAGGTCGTCCGTACGCTGAACCTGCGTGAGCAACCGGGCACGTCGGCGCGGATTCTCGCCACGTACCGCCCGGGCACGGTCCTCGACAATCTCGGCTGCCGGCGTGCCAAGGGGCGCATCTGGTGCGACGTACAGCAACTCGGCGGTGGCCCGCGGGGTTATGTGGCCGCGGAAAACCTCCGGCCGGCGATCTCACCCGATGGCAGCGCCGCGATGGGTGCGGACGATTCCGCGCTGCGCGCGGGCCAGGGCCAGTTCGATGCGACCGGGCCGCTGCCCTGCGCATTTGCGCCCGGCCAGCCGATGGGCCAATGCGAACTCGGCGTCGCTCGCGCAGGCGGGGGTTACGCCACGGTCGTCATCAAGAAGCCCGACGGCCGCACCCGCGCGATCTTCTTCCGCATGGGCCGGCCCATCGGTGCCGACGTCAGCGAGTCGGAAGGCCGCCTCGAGTTCGAGGCGACGAAGGACGGCGACCTGCACCGCATTCGCGTCGGGAACGAGCGTTACGAAATCCCGGATGCAGTCGTCTTCGGCGGCTGA
- a CDS encoding Smr/MutS family protein — MTDNEQGEAGDARDPAEMFLQAVADVRPLAARARDRVARPGPAAGPRPVSHPDAEALAELCDLVAGTAPFDIADGDEYVEGAAVGVDRRLLRRLRTGEFAYQAHVDLHGLTAEEARCAVDAFLFRAHLNRHRCVLIVHGRGRNSKDQIPVLKTRLVSWLARGQSTRMILAFTSARPCDGGAGAMYVLLRRNRDLRRPIRVTEGARS; from the coding sequence GTGACCGACAATGAACAAGGAGAGGCCGGGGACGCACGTGATCCGGCAGAGATGTTTCTCCAGGCAGTGGCCGATGTGCGGCCGTTGGCGGCCCGCGCGCGCGATCGCGTGGCCCGACCAGGCCCGGCTGCCGGCCCACGCCCCGTCTCCCATCCGGATGCCGAAGCGCTGGCGGAGCTATGCGATCTGGTGGCGGGCACGGCACCGTTCGATATCGCCGACGGCGACGAGTACGTGGAAGGTGCCGCGGTGGGCGTCGACCGACGGCTGCTCCGCCGCCTGCGAACCGGCGAGTTTGCCTACCAGGCCCATGTCGACCTGCACGGCCTGACGGCGGAGGAGGCTCGCTGCGCCGTGGACGCCTTCCTCTTCCGCGCTCATCTGAATCGCCACCGCTGCGTGCTGATCGTGCACGGACGCGGGCGCAACTCGAAGGATCAGATCCCCGTCCTCAAGACCCGACTCGTTTCGTGGCTGGCGCGCGGACAGTCGACACGGATGATCCTGGCCTTCACCTCGGCGCGCCCTTGCGACGGCGGCGCCGGCGCAATGTACGTGCTGCTGCGCCGAAACCGCGACCTGCGTCGGCCGATCCGCGTCACCGAAGGAGCCAGGTCTTGA
- a CDS encoding MmgE/PrpD family protein, protein MPTASEILAGFATELRFEALPAAVVDKIVLHTLDLLGVALAATPTDFGASMLSAVRKLSGPGGCTVVGTTDTLPAAWAALANGTLAHGLDFDDTHSTSVVHVSASVVPAALAAAEDRGADGPRVIAALAAAMESNIRIGLAAPGAFHDRGFHPTGVCGAYASTVAAGAIYGLTVEQLADAMGLAGSQASGTFEFLADGSWSKRLHPGWAAHSGIVAARFGAEGFRGPRTTFEGRFGLFPTHVGPGDWDISRIGADLGRRWELLDIALKPYPCCHMTHAFIDCAARARADGVRAEDVAAIACSIHPREMPVVCEPLAVKHNPQTEYDAKFSLPYCVATMLVRGHADLDDFADAAVRDPAVVAVARRVTHQADPDSDYPAHFPGTMRIELRTGQTVEYREPLNRGCPERPLDRAEVEDKFRRNAARALPARQAASVIEAVTDLPHQRDLGVLTAALRGPRAR, encoded by the coding sequence ATGCCAACCGCAAGTGAGATTCTGGCCGGATTTGCAACCGAGTTGCGCTTCGAGGCGTTACCGGCGGCGGTCGTCGATAAGATCGTACTGCATACGCTCGATCTCCTCGGGGTCGCGTTGGCGGCAACGCCGACGGACTTCGGGGCGTCTATGTTGAGCGCCGTCCGGAAACTCTCCGGCCCGGGCGGGTGCACCGTGGTCGGCACCACCGACACCCTTCCGGCGGCGTGGGCCGCCCTCGCAAACGGTACTCTGGCCCACGGGCTCGATTTCGACGACACGCACAGCACGTCGGTCGTACATGTCAGCGCGAGCGTCGTGCCCGCGGCGCTCGCGGCGGCCGAGGACCGCGGCGCGGACGGCCCGCGGGTCATTGCCGCCCTGGCGGCTGCGATGGAGAGCAACATTCGTATCGGCCTCGCGGCACCCGGCGCGTTTCACGACCGCGGCTTCCATCCGACCGGCGTCTGCGGCGCCTACGCCTCCACAGTGGCCGCGGGAGCGATCTACGGGCTGACGGTGGAACAACTGGCCGACGCCATGGGCCTCGCCGGTAGCCAGGCGAGCGGTACGTTCGAGTTCCTGGCCGACGGCAGCTGGTCGAAGCGCTTGCACCCGGGGTGGGCGGCGCATAGCGGTATTGTCGCGGCTCGGTTCGGCGCCGAAGGGTTCCGCGGACCGCGCACCACGTTCGAGGGTCGCTTCGGTCTGTTCCCGACCCACGTCGGGCCCGGCGACTGGGACATCTCTCGTATCGGCGCCGACCTGGGCCGCCGCTGGGAGCTGCTCGATATCGCCCTCAAGCCGTATCCGTGCTGCCACATGACCCACGCTTTCATCGACTGCGCCGCGCGGGCCCGTGCCGACGGCGTTCGCGCCGAAGACGTCGCGGCCATTGCCTGCTCGATCCACCCGCGAGAGATGCCGGTCGTCTGCGAACCGCTGGCCGTCAAGCACAACCCGCAGACCGAGTACGATGCCAAGTTCAGCCTGCCCTATTGCGTCGCAACGATGCTGGTTCGGGGACACGCCGACCTCGACGATTTCGCGGACGCCGCGGTACGCGACCCGGCCGTCGTGGCCGTAGCCCGGCGTGTCACCCACCAGGCCGACCCCGACAGCGACTACCCCGCACACTTCCCCGGCACCATGCGCATCGAACTCCGCACCGGACAGACGGTGGAGTACCGTGAGCCGCTCAACCGCGGTTGCCCCGAGCGCCCCCTCGATCGCGCGGAGGTGGAAGACAAGTTTCGTCGCAACGCCGCGCGCGCCCTACCGGCGAGACAGGCCGCGAGCGTCATCGAGGCGGTCACCGACTTGCCGCATCAACGCGATTTGGGGGTGCTGACCGCGGCTTTGCGGGGGCCGCGAGCGCGCTGA